A single region of the Apodemus sylvaticus chromosome 7, mApoSyl1.1, whole genome shotgun sequence genome encodes:
- the LOC127688988 gene encoding cholesterol side-chain cleavage enzyme, mitochondrial isoform X2 — MESVYIVDPKDAAVLFSCEGPNPERYLVPPWVAYHQYYQKPIGVLFKSSDAWKKDRIVLNQEVMAPETTKNFVPLLEGVAQDFIKVLHRRIKQQNSGNFSGDISDDLFRFAFESITSVVFGERLGMLEEIVDPESQRFIDAVYQMFHTSVPMLNLPPNLFRLFRTKTWKDHAAAWDVIFNKADEYTQNFYWDLRQKRDFSKYPGVLYSLLGGNKLPFKNIQANITEMLAGGVDTTSMTLQWNLYEMAHNLKVQEMLRAEVLAARRQAQGDMAKMVQLVPLLKASIKETLRLHPISVTLQRYLANDMVLHNYKIPAKTLVQVASYAMGREPSFFPNPTKFDPTRWLEKDQNTTHFRYLGFGWGVRQCLGRRIAELEMTIFLINVLENFRIELQSLHEVGTKFSLILIPDRPILFNFKPLMQDPSPTMTRQGDTV; from the exons ATGGAGTCAGTTTACATTGTGGACCCCAAGGATGCAGCAGTGCTCTTCTCATGCGAGGGTCCCAACCCGGAGCGGTACCTCGTGCCCCCCTGGGTGGCCTATCATCAGTACTACCAGAAGCCCATTGGGGTCTTGTTTAA GAGTTCAGATGCCTGGAAGAAAGACCGAATCGTCCTAAACCAAGAGGTGATGGCACCTGAAACCACCAAGAACTTCGTGCCCCTGCTGGAAGGTGTAGCTCAGGACTTCATCAAAGTCTTGCACAGACGCATCAAGCAGCAAAATTCTGGAAATTTCTCAGGGGACATCAGTGATGACCTATTCCGCTTTGCCTTTGAAT CTATCACCAGTGTTGTGTTCGGGGAGCGCCTGGGGATGCTGGAGGAGATTGTGGACCCCGAGTCCCAGCGGTTCATCGACGCCGTCTACCAGATGTTCCACACCAGTGTCCCCATGCTCAACCTGCCTCCAAACTTGTTTCGGCTCTTCAGAACTAAGACCTGGAAGGACCATGCAGCCGCCTGGGATGTGATTTTCAATAAAG CTGACGAGTACACCCAGAACTTCTATTGGGACTTAAGGCAGAAGCGAGACTTCAGCAAGTACCCTGGTGTCCTTTATAGCCTCCTGGGAGGCAACAAGCTGCCCTTCAAGAACATCCAGGCCAACATTACAGAGATGCTGGCAGGAGGGGTGGACACG ACCTCCATGACCCTACAGTGGAACCTTTATGAGATGGCACACAACTTAAAGGTACAGGAGATGCTGCGGGCTGAAGTCCTGGCTGCCCGGCGCCAGGCCCAGGGAGACATGGCCAAGATGGTACAGTTGGTCCCACTCCTCAAAGCCAGCATCAAGGAGACACTGAG ACTCCACCCCATCTCCGTGACCTTGCAGAGGTATCTTGCAAACGACATGGTGCTTCATAATTACAAGATTCCAGCCAAG ACTTTGGTGCAGGTGGCTAGCTATGCCATGGGTCGGGAACCCAGCTTCTTTCCTAATCCAACCAAGTTTGACCCAACTCGTTGGCTGGAAAAAGACCAAAATACCACCCACTTCCGGTACTTGGGCTTTGGCTGGGGTGTTCGACAGTGTCTGGGCCGGCGGATTGCAGAGCTGGAGATGACCATCTTTCTCATCAAT GTGCTGGAAAACTTCAGAATTGAACTCCAAAGTCTCCATGAAGTGGGGACCAAGTTCAGCCTCATCCTGATACCCGACAGGCCCATCCTCTTCAACTTCAAGCCTCTCATGCAGGACCCCAGCCCAACCATGACCAGACAGGGTGACACTGTATGA
- the LOC127688988 gene encoding cholesterol side-chain cleavage enzyme, mitochondrial isoform X1: MLAKGLSLRSVTVKGCQPFLSPTWQGPVLATGKGAGVSTNSPRSFNEIPSPGDNGWLNLYHFWRENGTERIHYHHMQNFQKYGPIYREKLGNMESVYIVDPKDAAVLFSCEGPNPERYLVPPWVAYHQYYQKPIGVLFKSSDAWKKDRIVLNQEVMAPETTKNFVPLLEGVAQDFIKVLHRRIKQQNSGNFSGDISDDLFRFAFESITSVVFGERLGMLEEIVDPESQRFIDAVYQMFHTSVPMLNLPPNLFRLFRTKTWKDHAAAWDVIFNKADEYTQNFYWDLRQKRDFSKYPGVLYSLLGGNKLPFKNIQANITEMLAGGVDTTSMTLQWNLYEMAHNLKVQEMLRAEVLAARRQAQGDMAKMVQLVPLLKASIKETLRLHPISVTLQRYLANDMVLHNYKIPAKTLVQVASYAMGREPSFFPNPTKFDPTRWLEKDQNTTHFRYLGFGWGVRQCLGRRIAELEMTIFLINVLENFRIELQSLHEVGTKFSLILIPDRPILFNFKPLMQDPSPTMTRQGDTV, from the exons ATGCTGGCCAAAGGACTTTCCCTGCGCTCAGTGACAGTCAAAGGCTGCCAACCTTTCCTGAGCCCTACGTGGCAGGGTCCAGTGCTGGCCACTGGAAAGGGAGCTGGTGTCTCCACTAACAGTCCTCGATCCTTCAATGAGATCCCTTCCCCTGGTGACAATGGTTGGCTGAACCTGTACCACTTCTGGAGGGAGAATGGCACAGAAAGAATCCATTACCATCACATGCAGAATTTCCAAAAGTATGGCCCCATTTACAG GGAGAAGCTGGGCAACATGGAGTCAGTTTACATTGTGGACCCCAAGGATGCAGCAGTGCTCTTCTCATGCGAGGGTCCCAACCCGGAGCGGTACCTCGTGCCCCCCTGGGTGGCCTATCATCAGTACTACCAGAAGCCCATTGGGGTCTTGTTTAA GAGTTCAGATGCCTGGAAGAAAGACCGAATCGTCCTAAACCAAGAGGTGATGGCACCTGAAACCACCAAGAACTTCGTGCCCCTGCTGGAAGGTGTAGCTCAGGACTTCATCAAAGTCTTGCACAGACGCATCAAGCAGCAAAATTCTGGAAATTTCTCAGGGGACATCAGTGATGACCTATTCCGCTTTGCCTTTGAAT CTATCACCAGTGTTGTGTTCGGGGAGCGCCTGGGGATGCTGGAGGAGATTGTGGACCCCGAGTCCCAGCGGTTCATCGACGCCGTCTACCAGATGTTCCACACCAGTGTCCCCATGCTCAACCTGCCTCCAAACTTGTTTCGGCTCTTCAGAACTAAGACCTGGAAGGACCATGCAGCCGCCTGGGATGTGATTTTCAATAAAG CTGACGAGTACACCCAGAACTTCTATTGGGACTTAAGGCAGAAGCGAGACTTCAGCAAGTACCCTGGTGTCCTTTATAGCCTCCTGGGAGGCAACAAGCTGCCCTTCAAGAACATCCAGGCCAACATTACAGAGATGCTGGCAGGAGGGGTGGACACG ACCTCCATGACCCTACAGTGGAACCTTTATGAGATGGCACACAACTTAAAGGTACAGGAGATGCTGCGGGCTGAAGTCCTGGCTGCCCGGCGCCAGGCCCAGGGAGACATGGCCAAGATGGTACAGTTGGTCCCACTCCTCAAAGCCAGCATCAAGGAGACACTGAG ACTCCACCCCATCTCCGTGACCTTGCAGAGGTATCTTGCAAACGACATGGTGCTTCATAATTACAAGATTCCAGCCAAG ACTTTGGTGCAGGTGGCTAGCTATGCCATGGGTCGGGAACCCAGCTTCTTTCCTAATCCAACCAAGTTTGACCCAACTCGTTGGCTGGAAAAAGACCAAAATACCACCCACTTCCGGTACTTGGGCTTTGGCTGGGGTGTTCGACAGTGTCTGGGCCGGCGGATTGCAGAGCTGGAGATGACCATCTTTCTCATCAAT GTGCTGGAAAACTTCAGAATTGAACTCCAAAGTCTCCATGAAGTGGGGACCAAGTTCAGCCTCATCCTGATACCCGACAGGCCCATCCTCTTCAACTTCAAGCCTCTCATGCAGGACCCCAGCCCAACCATGACCAGACAGGGTGACACTGTATGA